In Gemmatimonadota bacterium, the following are encoded in one genomic region:
- a CDS encoding protein kinase, translating into MDSSRRLIEERWSEVDRLFDEALGLAPEERQAYVAEACGGDVALEETVSRLVASAAEVGSVVTGPGTELLRAAFKAEAGQPTELPEGTRIGPYRVLGQLGRGGMATVYEAERADGEFDQRVAIKVLRGIDSRDVERRFLAERQIMSSLAHPNIARLLDGGTTETGLPYLVMELVEGEPITRWADRQRLDIGGRLDLFIQATEAVQYAHTRLIVHRDLKPSNVLVDADGRVRLLDFGIAKLIAEHGEAAGAPHTRPATRWMTPEYAAPEQILGQPITTATDVHGMGVLLYELLTGRRPFGNGGGFEVERAICEQTPTLPSVAVASSAAGEPAPDALRRRLTGDLDAIVAKALRKEPDDRYGSVQDMRADLVRHRTGFPVSARAGFRSYRARKFLRRHRVGVAAAAAMLVVVATAGATLVRENAETERQRARAETEAENAGLVVDFLADVFRGRNPEQAPSDTITARELLAWGTERVDAEFGDRPAVQAELLLVLGGAHYNLGLFEEGTALLERAVDIRRGEFGEASAGVADALLRVGGSYRNRRDFEAAVSPLQEALSIYRTLRETDDRSVANALESLGQALRDAESIDSAEVVMREAVAIRRLYPEEDLELANSLLSLAYVLRRAGRLDEAEALYEEGIPRMRDHPDRASADLAIHLNNLGYLRRVREDFPAAALAYREALEIRARLIGRGHPGSLLIANNLASALHEVGRREETVAVLGENVTAAREQWPEGHWRVGSALGGLGNALLRYGDITGAEPVLRAAVDEYTRQLGAEHEWTQWASGRIAVIQILNGDEAAGRAYLDRMHAWAVVSRKENGGELDPNTVGQLQPFLTTLDAVGLEEEHRRFSALLPDSASAPAGG; encoded by the coding sequence ATGGATTCTTCCCGCAGGCTTATCGAGGAGCGCTGGAGCGAGGTCGACCGGCTGTTCGATGAGGCGCTGGGACTGGCCCCGGAGGAGCGACAGGCGTACGTGGCCGAAGCTTGCGGCGGCGACGTCGCTCTGGAGGAAACGGTCTCACGCCTTGTGGCTTCCGCGGCCGAGGTCGGTAGCGTAGTCACGGGCCCCGGCACCGAGCTTCTTCGCGCGGCGTTCAAGGCCGAAGCGGGCCAGCCGACAGAGCTCCCGGAGGGAACTCGAATCGGCCCCTATCGAGTGCTCGGCCAGTTGGGGCGCGGGGGTATGGCCACGGTCTACGAGGCCGAGCGCGCCGACGGCGAGTTCGATCAGCGAGTAGCGATCAAGGTCCTGCGGGGCATCGACTCCAGGGACGTGGAGCGACGCTTCCTGGCCGAGCGCCAGATCATGTCGTCGCTCGCGCACCCCAACATCGCCAGGCTGCTGGACGGAGGCACCACCGAAACCGGCCTTCCCTACCTGGTCATGGAGCTCGTCGAGGGCGAGCCCATAACCCGCTGGGCCGATCGGCAGCGGCTGGACATCGGCGGCCGGCTGGACCTGTTCATCCAGGCGACGGAGGCGGTCCAGTACGCGCACACGCGCCTGATCGTACACCGGGACCTCAAGCCGTCGAACGTCCTGGTGGATGCCGACGGCCGCGTCCGGCTGCTGGACTTCGGGATCGCCAAGCTGATCGCGGAACACGGCGAAGCCGCTGGCGCGCCCCATACGCGGCCGGCCACGCGCTGGATGACCCCCGAGTACGCCGCCCCGGAGCAGATCCTCGGCCAGCCGATCACCACCGCCACCGACGTGCACGGCATGGGCGTGTTGCTCTACGAGCTGCTGACCGGTCGGCGGCCGTTCGGCAACGGCGGCGGCTTCGAAGTGGAGCGCGCGATCTGCGAGCAGACGCCGACGCTACCGTCGGTGGCCGTGGCTTCATCCGCGGCGGGCGAACCGGCTCCCGACGCGCTGCGGAGGCGCCTCACCGGGGACCTCGACGCAATCGTGGCCAAGGCGCTGCGCAAGGAGCCCGACGACCGGTACGGAAGCGTGCAGGACATGCGCGCGGATCTCGTCAGGCACCGCACCGGTTTCCCGGTCTCGGCGCGGGCAGGCTTCCGGTCCTACCGCGCCCGCAAGTTCCTCCGCCGTCATCGGGTCGGCGTGGCGGCGGCCGCCGCAATGCTGGTCGTGGTCGCGACGGCCGGAGCCACCCTCGTCCGCGAGAACGCCGAGACCGAGCGCCAGCGGGCCCGGGCCGAGACCGAGGCGGAGAACGCCGGACTGGTGGTGGACTTCCTGGCCGATGTGTTTCGCGGACGCAACCCGGAGCAGGCCCCCTCGGATACGATCACCGCGCGGGAGCTTCTCGCCTGGGGCACCGAGCGCGTGGATGCGGAGTTCGGCGACCGGCCCGCGGTGCAAGCCGAGCTTCTGCTGGTGTTGGGGGGAGCACACTACAACCTCGGGCTGTTCGAGGAGGGGACCGCGCTGCTGGAACGCGCCGTGGACATCCGGCGCGGGGAATTCGGCGAGGCGAGCGCGGGAGTTGCCGACGCGTTGCTGCGCGTCGGCGGTTCTTACAGGAACCGGCGGGACTTCGAGGCGGCGGTTTCCCCCCTCCAGGAGGCGCTGAGCATCTATCGGACGTTGCGCGAAACGGACGATCGTAGTGTCGCGAATGCGCTGGAATCGTTGGGACAGGCCCTTCGAGACGCCGAAAGCATCGATTCGGCCGAGGTCGTGATGCGCGAGGCAGTGGCAATCAGGCGCCTGTACCCGGAGGAGGATCTGGAACTTGCCAACTCCCTTCTCAGTCTGGCGTACGTGCTGCGCCGCGCCGGGCGTCTGGATGAGGCGGAGGCCCTGTACGAGGAGGGCATCCCGCGCATGCGAGATCACCCGGATCGCGCGTCCGCTGACTTGGCGATCCACCTCAACAACCTGGGCTACCTCCGACGCGTGCGCGAGGACTTTCCCGCCGCCGCGCTTGCGTACCGCGAGGCCCTGGAGATCCGGGCCCGCCTTATCGGGCGCGGGCATCCCGGCTCGCTTCTGATCGCGAACAACCTCGCCAGCGCCCTGCACGAAGTGGGGCGACGGGAAGAGACGGTCGCGGTCCTCGGGGAGAACGTCACGGCCGCCAGAGAGCAATGGCCCGAGGGGCACTGGCGCGTGGGAAGCGCCCTTGGGGGTCTCGGCAACGCTCTCCTGCGATACGGCGACATCACCGGAGCGGAACCCGTCCTGCGGGCGGCGGTCGACGAGTATACGAGGCAGCTCGGCGCCGAACATGAGTGGACGCAGTGGGCGTCGGGCAGGATCGCAGTCATTCAGATCCTGAACGGCGACGAGGCCGCCGGCCGGGCGTATCTGGACCGCATGCACGCGTGGGCCGTCGTGAGCCGGAAGGAGAATGGCGGCGAGCTGGATCCCAACACCGTCGGCCAGCTTCAGCCATTCCTTACCACGCTGGACGCGGTGGGCCTGGAAGAGGAGCATCGCCGGTTCTCGGCGCTCCTGCCGGACAGCGCGAGCGCGCCGGCCGGAGGTTGA
- a CDS encoding dihydrofolate reductase family protein, translating into MTILRSFFGVSAMQIRGFIAASLDGYIARADGAIDWLDEFGDVDYGYERFIEQVGTIVIGRRTYDQVLGFGDWVYQGLRTIVVSHRPVDDPPPDTEVWSGDISDLVAELRRSETRDVWVIGGADVQRQFLDAGGLDRIEVHVIPVLLGRGIPLWPPSELEHRVALNSATVLGKGMVRLDYGIRRPG; encoded by the coding sequence ATGACAATTCTTCGGTCTTTCTTCGGGGTGTCCGCCATGCAGATCAGGGGGTTCATCGCCGCGAGCCTGGACGGCTACATCGCCCGGGCCGACGGAGCCATCGACTGGCTGGACGAATTCGGCGACGTCGACTACGGCTACGAGCGGTTCATCGAGCAGGTCGGCACGATCGTGATCGGCCGGAGGACGTACGATCAGGTCCTAGGATTCGGCGACTGGGTGTACCAGGGCCTACGCACGATCGTGGTGTCGCACCGTCCGGTGGACGACCCGCCACCGGACACCGAGGTCTGGTCCGGGGACATCTCCGATCTCGTGGCCGAGCTTCGGCGGAGCGAGACCCGCGACGTCTGGGTGATCGGTGGAGCGGATGTCCAACGGCAGTTTCTGGACGCCGGCGGCCTGGATCGCATCGAGGTGCACGTCATTCCCGTGCTGCTCGGTAGGGGCATCCCCCTGTGGCCGCCGAGCGAACTCGAGCACCGGGTCGCGCTGAATTCCGCGACCGTGCTCGGCAAAGGCATGGTGCGACTCGACTACGGGATTCGGCGGCCGGGCTAG
- a CDS encoding tetratricopeptide repeat protein, whose translation MRPTTIQLLWLAGMLAAAGWMVYEPSPEPFIALTAGIIGFLSFGREQSRPAAVLDEPPPTRRSVAVLPLEHLGTDESEGFLADGMSEDIIARLAKVDDLRVISSSSVMRFRHRHVDPAEIAHELSVRSILDGTIRQEGERVRVVVKLTDCATRQQLWAERYDREAVDRFALQTEIAESVAAALDVELAHETVRSVPDPEAYRLHLLARFHANKWSQDGWRKAVEHLEEAIGIDPSYPGPRSTLAYVYGIRAYMHTFAPTEAFQRAEQEARLALAMDDRETEAHMALGLVHYWLHWDWQAALSELTRAVELSPGDATARSFLGMVLDTLRRHEDAMRHRRLAYELDPLNPLAALNVGYGYMIGRRFETAIGQFERALELDPENAAATYGLGMVQADIGDVNAACRTFELGMEKVDSGSAMYGFLGWAYAVAGRTDEAHAVLDGLLREDRWEARSSFHVAMVYLGLGDRDGFFSWLDRAMEERSPWMVWFHVTPSLDAAAGDPRYGEVLRRLHLPTGPG comes from the coding sequence ATGAGGCCCACGACCATCCAGCTTCTCTGGCTCGCGGGCATGCTCGCGGCGGCCGGTTGGATGGTCTACGAGCCATCCCCGGAGCCGTTCATCGCTCTCACCGCGGGGATCATCGGCTTCCTGTCGTTCGGTAGAGAGCAGAGCCGGCCGGCCGCCGTTTTGGATGAGCCGCCGCCGACCCGGCGTTCGGTAGCCGTGCTGCCGCTCGAGCACCTGGGCACGGACGAATCCGAGGGTTTCCTGGCCGACGGTATGAGCGAGGACATCATCGCCCGCCTCGCGAAGGTCGATGACCTCAGGGTCATATCCAGCAGTAGCGTCATGCGCTTCCGGCACCGACATGTCGACCCGGCGGAGATCGCGCACGAGCTGTCCGTCAGGTCGATCCTCGACGGGACCATCCGACAGGAGGGCGAGAGGGTCCGTGTCGTGGTGAAGCTCACCGACTGCGCGACACGACAGCAACTCTGGGCCGAAAGGTACGACCGCGAGGCTGTCGACAGGTTCGCGCTTCAAACCGAGATCGCGGAGAGCGTGGCAGCGGCGCTGGACGTGGAGCTGGCGCACGAGACGGTGCGGTCGGTCCCGGATCCAGAGGCGTACAGGCTTCACCTGCTCGCGCGATTCCACGCGAACAAGTGGAGTCAGGACGGATGGCGCAAGGCGGTGGAGCATCTCGAGGAAGCGATCGGGATCGACCCGAGCTATCCGGGCCCCAGGTCGACCCTCGCCTACGTGTACGGCATCCGCGCGTACATGCACACGTTCGCGCCCACGGAGGCGTTCCAGCGGGCCGAGCAGGAGGCCCGCCTCGCCCTTGCCATGGACGACCGCGAAACGGAGGCCCACATGGCGCTGGGCCTGGTGCACTACTGGCTCCACTGGGACTGGCAGGCCGCGCTATCGGAGTTGACGCGGGCGGTCGAGTTGAGCCCGGGCGACGCCACCGCCCGGAGCTTCCTGGGTATGGTCCTCGACACCCTGCGCCGCCACGAGGATGCCATGCGTCACCGCCGGCTCGCCTACGAGCTGGACCCGCTCAATCCGCTCGCCGCGCTGAACGTTGGCTACGGGTACATGATCGGGCGGCGGTTCGAGACCGCGATCGGCCAGTTCGAGCGCGCGCTCGAACTGGATCCGGAGAACGCCGCCGCCACCTACGGCCTCGGCATGGTTCAGGCCGACATCGGTGACGTCAATGCGGCCTGCCGCACCTTCGAGCTCGGCATGGAGAAGGTCGACTCGGGATCGGCCATGTACGGATTCCTGGGCTGGGCCTACGCCGTCGCCGGGCGCACCGACGAAGCGCACGCCGTGCTCGATGGACTGCTGCGGGAGGACCGGTGGGAGGCAAGATCCTCGTTCCACGTCGCCATGGTCTACCTGGGACTGGGCGACAGGGATGGATTCTTCTCGTGGCTCGACCGGGCGATGGAGGAGCGCTCGCCGTGGATGGTGTGGTTCCACGTGACTCCCAGCCTGGACGCCGCCGCCGGAGACCCTCGCTACGGGGAGGTGTTGCGACGGCTGCACCTGCCGACTGGGCCTGGGTGA
- a CDS encoding family 16 glycoside hydrolase produces the protein MKAIGKPWTNAIVLAMAATTVAAIFFGVPLEAQVAMDEAAWDVQARESRFEAHLDRDALFMQGGVAWLKDAEFGDGVIEFDLAATADNGFHGLRFRAVDPANHEHIYLRPHLSGLPDAVQYQPIFNRTSSWQLYADARYVQPAEIRSDEWVHVRLAVRESRAEVTIDGVPIVFPQLVRDPASGAVGLATSGAGAWFANVIVRPGVDPAFAGGEGAEAPDAVPGVVTRWRVSDAFPEETVDGLERLAADFAEARTWTTLEPEVRGIANIGMLYNNRPDNTVIAALTLRSDRARTLPVKIGFSDRVRVYLNGRALFAASDAFASRDYRFLGTIGLYDELFLPLEAGDNELWLAVTEQFGGWGVTLQALEAAGVTITGPEGAAFAPR, from the coding sequence ATGAAAGCGATTGGCAAGCCCTGGACGAACGCCATCGTCCTGGCCATGGCCGCGACCACCGTCGCGGCGATCTTCTTCGGAGTGCCGCTGGAGGCCCAGGTCGCCATGGACGAAGCCGCCTGGGACGTGCAGGCACGCGAGTCCCGCTTCGAGGCCCACCTGGACCGTGACGCGCTGTTCATGCAGGGCGGCGTCGCCTGGCTGAAGGACGCGGAATTCGGGGACGGCGTGATCGAGTTCGACCTCGCCGCGACCGCGGACAACGGCTTTCACGGGCTTCGCTTTCGCGCGGTGGACCCGGCCAACCACGAGCACATCTACCTGCGGCCGCACCTGTCCGGGCTGCCGGACGCCGTCCAATACCAGCCGATATTCAACCGCACCAGCAGCTGGCAGCTCTACGCGGACGCGCGCTACGTCCAGCCCGCGGAAATACGCTCCGATGAGTGGGTGCACGTCCGACTCGCGGTGCGGGAGAGCCGGGCGGAGGTAACGATCGATGGGGTCCCGATCGTTTTCCCCCAGCTGGTGCGTGATCCGGCGTCGGGCGCAGTCGGGCTCGCCACCAGCGGCGCGGGAGCGTGGTTCGCCAACGTCATCGTGCGGCCAGGCGTCGACCCCGCGTTCGCCGGCGGGGAAGGCGCCGAGGCGCCGGACGCCGTGCCGGGCGTCGTCACCAGGTGGCGTGTCTCCGACGCCTTCCCCGAGGAGACGGTCGATGGACTGGAGCGGCTGGCCGCCGACTTCGCGGAGGCCCGGACGTGGACGACCCTGGAGCCCGAGGTCCGCGGCATCGCGAACATCGGCATGCTCTACAACAACCGCCCCGACAACACGGTGATCGCGGCGCTGACGCTACGCTCCGATCGCGCGCGCACGCTGCCCGTGAAAATCGGTTTCAGCGATCGCGTGCGTGTGTACTTGAACGGGCGGGCGCTGTTCGCAGCGTCCGATGCCTTCGCCTCGCGCGACTATCGCTTTCTGGGCACGATCGGCCTGTACGACGAGCTGTTCCTGCCGCTCGAGGCGGGCGACAACGAGCTCTGGCTGGCCGTCACGGAGCAGTTCGGGGGCTGGGGCGTGACGCTCCAGGCGCTGGAGGCCGCCGGCGTAACGATTACTGGTCCTGAAGGCGCTGCGTTCGCCCCGAGATAG
- a CDS encoding AraC family transcriptional regulator, with the protein MSDPLTPRRRVGGYAEFAPPGDLREDVSSIWTFEASRHGAPATHRVLPYPGLTVVFHYVRSDGGGVERPRLELFGPVSRVRSFRPEPGLVMQAVELRPESVTRLLGVSPADHLDAIDSWRPSAGPDSVSLFDKLAERALVGDGALGELVRWLRERDADSRLDPAGRISRLALRALRAPRSASLRISDVADRIGVSLRHLRRSVLEVAGASPKRIQRLERLNRVVSVADTRGAPRWSELAVAHGYFDQAHLIRDFRDLTASTPARLHAERRAEPVPG; encoded by the coding sequence ATGAGCGACCCATTGACCCCTCGACGGCGAGTCGGCGGATACGCCGAGTTCGCGCCGCCCGGGGATCTGCGCGAAGACGTTTCCTCCATCTGGACGTTCGAGGCTTCGCGCCACGGCGCGCCCGCCACGCATCGTGTTTTGCCGTATCCCGGCCTGACCGTCGTCTTCCACTACGTGCGCTCCGATGGTGGCGGTGTGGAGAGGCCGAGGCTGGAACTCTTCGGGCCGGTCAGCCGGGTACGTTCCTTTCGGCCGGAGCCCGGTCTCGTGATGCAGGCCGTCGAGTTGCGCCCGGAATCGGTGACCAGACTCCTCGGGGTGTCCCCGGCGGACCACCTGGACGCGATCGATTCCTGGCGACCGTCTGCGGGCCCCGACTCGGTTTCTCTGTTCGACAAGCTGGCCGAGCGCGCGCTCGTCGGGGACGGCGCGCTGGGCGAGTTGGTACGCTGGCTCAGGGAACGCGACGCCGATTCGAGGCTCGATCCGGCGGGCCGGATATCCCGGCTCGCGCTGCGGGCGCTACGTGCCCCTCGCTCGGCGTCCCTGCGGATCTCGGACGTGGCGGACCGCATCGGCGTGTCGCTGAGGCACCTGCGTCGATCCGTGCTCGAGGTGGCGGGGGCATCGCCCAAGAGAATCCAGAGGCTCGAGCGACTCAATCGGGTGGTTTCGGTGGCCGATACACGTGGGGCGCCCCGCTGGTCGGAGCTCGCCGTGGCCCACGGCTACTTCGACCAGGCGCACCTCATCCGCGACTTCCGCGACCTGACCGCGTCCACGCCGGCACGCCTGCACGCGGAGCGGCGAGCCGAGCCAGTCCCCGGCTGA